Proteins encoded by one window of Mariniplasma anaerobium:
- a CDS encoding beta/alpha barrel domain-containing protein, with protein MNADFYKIKELNDKIKKGKTKKMLYVVGVMISIGIVLLIINSDQFITISVLLFFFALIISMISFFIFMLSKQRITEEKIKNSIKVIYPVSVNAYNNNQLSDFQIKTDSLESSVFKLFPDYCNYENMVTFFDEKSKLVAYATRIFINRREGRITPVFNGTYIIVPISYPNNFYYEKLHGALEYLAKAVSKSPMLSDNSIPTYFNKKTDFMGGKLSSDSKQELSKEIVEVIKTLEKNHLNVSLRLGIKDNELHIAVQGKNTYPPYVKKYNDKEKELIQEFVWDILKDMSDIINVLNI; from the coding sequence ATGAATGCAGATTTTTATAAAATCAAAGAATTAAACGATAAAATAAAAAAAGGAAAGACAAAGAAAATGCTTTATGTAGTAGGAGTCATGATTTCTATTGGCATTGTCTTATTAATTATTAATAGTGATCAATTTATAACAATATCTGTTCTATTGTTTTTCTTTGCACTTATTATAAGCATGATTTCATTTTTTATTTTTATGCTTTCAAAACAAAGAATTACAGAAGAAAAGATAAAAAATTCTATTAAAGTTATTTACCCAGTATCTGTTAATGCTTATAATAATAATCAGTTAAGTGATTTTCAAATCAAAACAGATTCCTTAGAATCATCAGTATTCAAATTATTTCCTGATTATTGTAATTATGAAAATATGGTTACATTTTTTGATGAAAAATCAAAACTTGTAGCTTATGCCACAAGAATATTTATTAATAGACGAGAAGGAAGAATAACACCAGTTTTTAATGGGACTTATATCATAGTTCCAATTTCATATCCAAATAATTTTTATTATGAAAAACTCCATGGTGCACTTGAATATCTTGCAAAAGCTGTTTCTAAAAGTCCAATGCTATCAGATAACAGTATACCGACTTATTTTAATAAAAAAACTGACTTCATGGGCGGAAAACTTTCAAGTGATTCTAAACAAGAGTTATCTAAAGAAATAGTAGAAGTCATTAAAACACTTGAAAAAAACCATTTAAATGTTTCACTTCGACTGGGCATTAAGGATAATGAATTACATATCGCAGTTCAAGGAAAGAATACATATCCACCGTATGTTAAAAAGTATAATGATAAAGAAAAAGAACTCATACAAGAATTTGTTTGGGACATATTAAAGGATATGTCGGATATTATAAACGTATTAAATATATAA
- a CDS encoding L-threonylcarbamoyladenylate synthase yields MKTLIIKAKDIEQEKVKKNIKNSLSNDELVVFPTETVYGIGANALSSKAVKSIFLAKGRPSDNPLIVHVNNQADVYKYTKNVSVYAKPLMNAFWPGPLTLIFENNGIISKDVTGGLLTIAIRIPSHLIARKVIEISGFPICAPSANISGRPSSTSFEHVKEDFYERVSILIDGGNTDIGIESTVLDLTSVVPTILRPGKITKKMIEDILSINIIDHSEIFTEDTPKAPGMKYRHYAPKGVVTLIDGSMKQVVDYINQQIKSQNDEKIAVLCPDEYCELIDLKNIFKLGSKNSPETIGQNLFSLLRLMDKLDMKKIYIPVVSSKGMGQAIMNRVLKAANYNIIKV; encoded by the coding sequence ATGAAAACATTGATAATAAAAGCAAAAGATATTGAACAAGAAAAAGTAAAAAAGAATATAAAAAACAGCTTATCTAATGATGAGCTTGTTGTTTTTCCGACTGAAACTGTATATGGAATTGGAGCAAACGCTTTATCTTCAAAAGCTGTAAAATCAATTTTTCTAGCTAAAGGAAGACCATCGGATAATCCATTAATAGTACATGTAAATAATCAAGCTGATGTATACAAATATACAAAAAATGTATCCGTATATGCAAAACCTCTTATGAACGCTTTTTGGCCAGGTCCATTAACTTTAATATTTGAAAATAATGGAATTATCTCTAAAGATGTTACAGGAGGTCTTTTAACTATTGCTATAAGAATACCATCACATCTGATTGCTAGAAAAGTCATAGAGATAAGTGGATTTCCAATTTGTGCGCCATCTGCAAATATAAGTGGTAGACCATCATCAACTTCATTTGAACATGTCAAAGAAGATTTTTATGAAAGAGTATCTATTTTAATTGATGGCGGGAATACTGATATAGGAATTGAATCAACAGTACTGGATTTAACCTCTGTTGTCCCTACAATCCTAAGACCAGGTAAAATCACTAAAAAAATGATTGAAGATATTTTATCCATAAATATTATTGACCATTCTGAAATCTTTACAGAAGATACTCCAAAAGCTCCAGGTATGAAGTATAGACATTATGCTCCAAAAGGTGTTGTCACACTTATAGACGGTTCAATGAAGCAGGTTGTTGATTATATTAATCAACAAATTAAATCACAAAATGACGAAAAAATAGCTGTATTGTGTCCAGATGAGTATTGTGAATTAATAGATTTAAAAAATATATTTAAATTAGGATCTAAAAATAGTCCTGAAACAATCGGACAAAACTTATTTTCTTTATTAAGACTTATGGATAAACTTGATATGAAAAAGATATATATTCCTGTAGTTAGCAGTAAAGGCATGGGGCAAGCAATTATGAATAGAGTGCTAAAAGCTGCAAATTATAACATCATTAAAGTATAA
- a CDS encoding 4Fe-4S dicluster domain-containing protein: MSIIFNQVHKQMPKLNSLNYKDSYDLIYPNDKSKEGLVVTSVILEYGGGKSTFAYRTYPYMARSMFQVKKSYKDLKKNKQVGKKIVTLKDFELIKNYAQLLGVMHFGVAKVEKEMIFSNHAVLYDQAIVFSLEMDKVAIEKAPHKDAGHEVEKSYYKLGKIVNKVANYMRSLGYRVQASPPDGGDVNFVTLAKAANLGEIGNIGILISKVVGPRQRLAAIFTDASVSELDVNSKEDYSWINDFCIKCQQCVRTCPSQAIFENASKDNLDKRIDYKKCALPYGTTQGCSICIKVCPFSIHGYDRIKKGFFKSKSI, encoded by the coding sequence ATGAGTATTATATTTAATCAAGTTCATAAACAAATGCCTAAGCTAAATTCACTAAATTACAAAGATTCATATGATTTGATTTATCCTAACGATAAATCAAAAGAAGGACTTGTAGTTACAAGTGTTATTTTAGAATATGGTGGAGGCAAGTCCACTTTTGCTTATAGGACTTATCCATATATGGCTAGATCAATGTTTCAGGTAAAGAAATCTTATAAAGATTTAAAAAAAAATAAACAAGTAGGCAAAAAAATCGTTACACTCAAAGATTTTGAACTCATTAAAAACTATGCTCAATTACTTGGGGTTATGCATTTTGGTGTGGCAAAAGTTGAAAAAGAAATGATATTTAGTAACCATGCAGTTTTATATGATCAGGCAATTGTATTTTCTTTAGAAATGGATAAAGTTGCAATTGAAAAAGCTCCACATAAAGATGCCGGTCATGAAGTAGAAAAATCTTATTACAAATTAGGCAAGATTGTAAATAAAGTCGCAAACTATATGCGTTCATTAGGATATAGAGTACAGGCAAGTCCTCCTGATGGTGGTGATGTTAATTTCGTCACATTAGCTAAAGCAGCAAATTTAGGAGAAATAGGAAATATAGGAATTTTGATTTCTAAAGTTGTTGGACCTCGTCAAAGACTAGCAGCAATATTTACAGATGCATCTGTCAGTGAACTTGATGTGAATAGTAAAGAAGACTATTCATGGATAAACGATTTTTGTATAAAGTGCCAACAATGTGTCAGAACATGTCCTAGTCAAGCGATTTTCGAGAATGCGTCAAAAGACAATTTAGATAAAAGAATTGATTATAAAAAATGTGCTCTACCTTATGGAACAACCCAAGGATGTAGCATATGCATTAAAGTTTGCCCCTTTAGTATACATGGCTATGATAGGATAAAAAAAGGCTTTTTTAAAAGTAAAAGCATTTAA
- a CDS encoding leucine-rich repeat protein, with protein MYDLKQKHKTGVTLVELLAVLVIIGILTTISVVLIGGIIDNANQKADLANLSNLNEATRNLSISQLYSQDDVFEGYDTDEDRLTHLYEEDFISAIPVLKNDENSFEFKVDVQQWVIISGNETIYTPTAEVYFTTDSTLSYRITSYDISGGLNVVIPQTISDVVITEIGSTAFPALGITSVVIQEGVTRISGNAFKDNQLSTITIPDSVERIWHNAFNNNQLTSVTFGSGLTRIEGGAFGTNQLTSVTLPSSVVYVGDGAFGYGDNYITSITIGSDVTIGNAHSFGWYGSSFLTLYNIDKLAGIYIYASGVWTLQS; from the coding sequence ATGTATGACTTAAAACAAAAACATAAAACTGGAGTTACATTAGTTGAATTATTAGCAGTCCTTGTTATCATTGGCATACTAACTACCATATCAGTTGTCTTAATTGGAGGAATTATTGATAATGCAAATCAAAAAGCCGATCTTGCAAATTTATCTAATCTAAATGAAGCAACAAGAAACCTTAGTATAAGTCAATTATATTCACAAGATGATGTATTTGAGGGCTATGATACTGATGAAGATAGATTAACTCATTTATATGAAGAAGATTTTATTTCAGCAATACCAGTCCTTAAAAATGATGAAAACTCATTTGAATTTAAGGTTGATGTTCAACAATGGGTCATCATTTCAGGCAATGAAACCATCTATACACCAACTGCTGAAGTTTATTTCACTACTGATTCAACACTTTCTTATCGTATTACAAGTTATGATATCAGTGGAGGATTAAATGTAGTAATTCCACAAACGATATCAGATGTAGTGATAACTGAAATAGGTTCTACTGCTTTTCCTGCACTTGGTATCACTTCAGTTGTTATACAAGAAGGTGTTACTAGAATATCTGGAAATGCATTTAAAGACAATCAATTATCAACGATTACGATTCCTGACAGTGTTGAAAGAATATGGCACAATGCTTTTAATAACAATCAGTTAACCTCTGTTACCTTTGGTTCGGGTTTAACTAGAATTGAAGGCGGAGCTTTTGGTACAAATCAATTAACTTCTGTTACACTGCCCTCAAGTGTTGTTTATGTAGGCGATGGAGCTTTTGGTTATGGTGATAACTACATAACTAGTATTACAATAGGTAGTGATGTTACAATTGGTAATGCGCATTCATTTGGATGGTACGGAAGTTCTTTTTTAACACTATACAATATTGACAAACTAGCAGGAATATATATTTATGCTTCGGGTGTATGGACACTTCAATCATAA
- a CDS encoding AbrB/MazE/SpoVT family DNA-binding domain-containing protein, translated as MIIELRKKSQITIPKEIINELNLQEKDQLEISIKKGVIVIEPVAIYSKSYIQKLEETVMRINEDPSKYNVGPFKSVEEAINYLEDSDEDDEKDKESKK; from the coding sequence ATGATTATAGAACTAAGGAAAAAATCTCAAATAACGATACCCAAAGAAATCATTAATGAGTTAAATCTTCAAGAAAAAGACCAACTTGAGATTTCTATAAAAAAAGGAGTCATTGTGATTGAGCCAGTCGCAATATATTCAAAATCATACATCCAAAAATTAGAAGAAACTGTGATGAGAATAAATGAAGACCCTTCAAAGTACAATGTTGGACCTTTTAAATCTGTAGAAGAAGCTATAAACTACTTAGAAGATTCAGATGAAGATGATGAGAAAGACAAAGAATCAAAAAAATGA
- a CDS encoding DUF2310 family Zn-ribbon-containing protein, with translation MYKIGRMKITIKDQTCDNPIDLVEDLLSMLYKNGQILINYIVEKHNCFYIATVTTTDDDSIEAKYFNVYIRNILEKVEFTYEIISDDGFASDSCQCQEHSFYVLGTYYGDDSSPVLCGDCGKEIPLIKLPYIFSEDEHFSILSYQRMYNSVVDVWMSSLSDRFTKRQLTYYDSQLTKRGLEICHELESKVGKPVYFLLPVGEFEINKTAENIVNCPKCGGELNVLESTECVDKVCHSCRLGYIDQHMFDFSKK, from the coding sequence ATGTATAAGATTGGAAGAATGAAGATTACAATTAAAGACCAAACATGTGACAATCCAATAGATTTAGTTGAAGACCTATTGTCTATGCTCTATAAGAATGGTCAAATCTTAATCAACTACATAGTTGAAAAACACAATTGTTTTTATATTGCGACAGTGACAACCACAGATGATGATTCTATTGAAGCAAAATACTTCAATGTTTACATTCGAAATATTCTAGAAAAAGTTGAATTCACATATGAGATTATATCTGATGATGGGTTTGCATCGGATTCATGTCAATGTCAGGAACATAGTTTTTATGTTTTAGGAACTTACTATGGAGATGATTCAAGCCCCGTATTATGTGGGGATTGTGGTAAAGAGATACCTTTAATCAAGTTACCATATATATTTAGTGAAGATGAGCATTTTTCTATTTTAAGTTATCAGAGAATGTACAATAGTGTAGTAGATGTTTGGATGAGCTCTTTGTCTGACAGATTTACTAAGAGACAACTAACCTATTATGATTCACAATTGACTAAAAGAGGGTTAGAAATATGCCATGAATTGGAAAGTAAGGTTGGGAAACCTGTATATTTCTTGCTGCCTGTAGGTGAGTTTGAAATTAATAAGACAGCTGAAAATATTGTAAATTGTCCTAAATGTGGAGGAGAACTAAACGTTTTGGAATCAACTGAATGCGTTGATAAAGTATGTCATTCTTGTAGGTTAGGATATATAGATCAACATATGTTTGATTTTTCAAAAAAATAA
- a CDS encoding DAK2 domain-containing protein, producing MANKTVSGSLFKKMVTNGAVNLKNNHKEIDHLNVFPVPDGDTGTNMQMTMMAGVKEVHNLDSQSIVDISKILSRGLLMGARGNSGVILSQFFRGVYSEIAKIDNGSATVQEFIQALVGGYQMAYRAVMDPVEGTILTVVRESAEKVLREQPNLNSVEEVLKMYLEQANETLIKTPDLLPVLKEAGVVDSGGAGFIKIIEGWMMALNGQMLSESEASLEAPTMEHFHGAEMLGNVDIKYGYCTEFIVKLHNPEKFSEDFMKNPLSQMGDSLVVVTDDDLLKIHVHTNQPGVALTLAQKYGDLQTMKIENMRLQHSTIMNMDQTNPNKVEKAKAKFGIIAVASGEGIHEAFKELGVQTIIDGGQTMNPSTEAFVKAVEELNAEHIIILPNNKNIILSAEQTLDLCQDRSIRVLKTKSIAQGYSSLMAFDPTQELDDNIEEMTAIVDTMRSAEITYAVRDTEINGVKIKNGEFIGITKGKILVSTPSRVETAQKLLDDMINEDREIITIFHGVDAKEDEVLAVVEYAKKLNPDIEVDLINGKQEIYSFIIAVE from the coding sequence ATGGCAAATAAAACAGTCAGTGGATCTCTATTTAAAAAAATGGTAACTAACGGAGCAGTAAACTTAAAAAACAATCACAAAGAAATTGATCATTTAAATGTGTTTCCAGTGCCAGATGGCGATACTGGAACTAATATGCAAATGACAATGATGGCCGGCGTTAAAGAAGTACATAATTTAGACAGTCAATCAATAGTAGATATATCTAAAATTTTATCACGTGGATTACTTATGGGAGCTAGAGGTAACTCTGGAGTTATACTTTCCCAATTTTTCCGTGGAGTGTATTCTGAAATCGCAAAAATTGATAATGGATCAGCAACAGTTCAAGAATTTATTCAAGCACTTGTTGGTGGATATCAAATGGCTTATCGTGCAGTCATGGATCCTGTTGAAGGAACCATCTTAACAGTTGTTCGTGAATCAGCTGAAAAAGTTCTCCGTGAACAACCCAATTTAAATAGTGTTGAAGAAGTATTAAAGATGTATTTAGAACAAGCAAACGAAACATTAATTAAAACCCCAGATTTATTACCAGTATTAAAAGAAGCTGGTGTAGTAGATAGTGGTGGAGCAGGATTTATTAAAATCATTGAAGGATGGATGATGGCACTTAATGGTCAAATGTTAAGTGAATCTGAAGCTTCTTTAGAAGCACCAACTATGGAACATTTCCATGGTGCTGAAATGTTAGGCAATGTCGATATTAAATATGGCTATTGTACAGAATTTATTGTTAAATTACACAATCCAGAAAAATTTAGTGAAGATTTTATGAAAAATCCATTATCACAAATGGGCGATTCATTAGTAGTTGTTACAGATGATGATCTTCTTAAAATTCATGTTCATACAAATCAACCAGGTGTTGCATTAACTTTAGCTCAAAAATATGGTGATTTACAAACCATGAAAATTGAGAATATGAGATTACAACATTCAACAATTATGAATATGGATCAAACAAATCCAAATAAAGTAGAAAAAGCAAAAGCTAAATTTGGAATTATTGCAGTCGCATCAGGCGAAGGCATCCATGAAGCATTTAAAGAATTAGGTGTACAAACTATTATTGATGGTGGTCAAACTATGAATCCTTCAACTGAAGCTTTTGTTAAAGCTGTTGAAGAATTAAATGCTGAACATATTATCATCTTACCTAATAATAAGAATATTATCTTATCTGCAGAACAAACTCTTGATTTATGTCAAGATCGTTCAATCAGAGTTTTAAAGACTAAGAGTATTGCACAAGGATATTCATCATTAATGGCATTTGATCCAACTCAAGAGTTGGATGATAACATTGAAGAAATGACAGCTATCGTAGATACAATGCGTTCAGCTGAAATCACTTATGCGGTTAGAGATACTGAAATTAATGGTGTTAAGATTAAAAATGGTGAGTTTATAGGCATTACAAAAGGTAAAATCTTAGTATCTACACCATCTAGAGTTGAAACAGCTCAAAAGCTGCTTGATGACATGATCAATGAAGATAGAGAAATCATTACTATTTTCCATGGTGTTGATGCAAAAGAAGATGAAGTTTTAGCTGTTGTAGAATATGCTAAAAAATTAAATCCTGATATTGAAGTTGATTTAATTAATGGTAAACAAGAAATTTATTCATTTATAATTGCAGTAGAATAA
- the rpmB gene encoding 50S ribosomal protein L28, giving the protein MATCYVTGKKTVFGNKRSHALNATRRTWKSNLQTVRIKDENGKIIKVKVSARALKKNNLERV; this is encoded by the coding sequence ATGGCTACATGTTATGTAACAGGTAAAAAGACAGTTTTTGGAAACAAACGCAGTCATGCTTTAAATGCTACTCGCCGTACTTGGAAGAGTAATCTACAAACAGTTCGTATTAAAGACGAAAATGGCAAAATCATTAAAGTTAAAGTGTCTGCTAGAGCTTTAAAAAAGAATAATTTAGAGCGCGTTTAA
- a CDS encoding CotH kinase family protein — MKKSILLLLFLFLATTLMACNENSAYSDFEKFILDLDSTITADMDLPQTYENTPVSYYYNDEKIEKIEFPYSNKDIEITIDVVLENDDEIKVSKQILVKKSKIIYDLYISTENQQEITSKDDYIRGNLSLEDDGPFSKDELGLRIRGRGNSTWEYPKKPYKIKFDERQSLLGMAAAKEYVLLAEYNDKSLMRNYLAQYFTQFLNVDRFLETRYVNLHVNEVYQGLYLLTEQVEVDSNRLSIDESERSDGGFLIELEADDRVNQEGVMDIDWFKVDGRNFVIKSPDMEDYTSDIVDDKIDYMKTYLNEFLISIENDTYEDYIDVDNFIDYFILAELFKQVDIGYSSVYTYKDVDQKLKMGPSWDFDISSGNGDYYDYGPEGYWVDYNPWFRKLIQKKSFETQYTARFKEVMDLYFDDLLFELDYVSNLLYPYAIDNFATWTILDEYVWPNPQEMLEANTYLKQIIYLKNYLIQRESWLEDEMHTYGYYLD; from the coding sequence ATGAAAAAAAGCATTTTATTGCTATTGTTTTTATTTTTAGCAACAACTTTAATGGCTTGTAATGAAAACAGTGCATATAGTGATTTTGAAAAATTTATTTTAGATTTAGATAGCACTATCACAGCAGATATGGATTTACCACAAACCTATGAAAATACACCTGTTTCATATTATTATAATGATGAAAAAATAGAGAAAATAGAATTTCCGTACAGTAATAAAGATATAGAAATTACGATTGATGTTGTATTAGAAAATGATGATGAAATTAAAGTATCTAAACAAATATTAGTCAAAAAATCAAAAATTATATATGATTTGTACATTTCTACTGAAAATCAGCAAGAAATTACTTCTAAAGATGATTATATCAGAGGAAATCTTTCATTAGAAGATGATGGACCATTTTCTAAAGATGAACTTGGCCTTCGTATTAGAGGTAGAGGAAATTCAACTTGGGAGTATCCAAAAAAACCATATAAAATAAAATTTGATGAAAGACAAAGCTTATTAGGCATGGCAGCAGCAAAAGAATATGTTTTATTAGCTGAATACAATGATAAATCTTTAATGAGAAATTATCTTGCTCAATATTTTACTCAGTTTCTTAATGTTGATCGTTTTTTAGAAACTAGATATGTGAATTTACATGTTAATGAAGTTTATCAAGGCTTATACTTGCTAACAGAACAAGTTGAAGTCGATTCTAATAGACTTTCAATAGATGAATCAGAACGTAGTGATGGTGGGTTTCTTATCGAATTAGAAGCAGACGATAGAGTAAATCAAGAGGGTGTTATGGACATAGATTGGTTTAAAGTAGATGGAAGGAATTTCGTCATAAAATCACCAGATATGGAAGATTACACATCTGATATAGTAGATGATAAAATTGATTATATGAAGACTTATTTGAATGAATTCTTAATTTCTATAGAAAATGACACCTATGAAGATTATATTGATGTTGATAATTTTATTGACTATTTTATCTTAGCTGAGCTGTTTAAGCAAGTAGATATTGGGTATTCGAGTGTCTATACATACAAAGATGTAGATCAAAAATTAAAAATGGGACCATCGTGGGATTTTGATATCTCTAGTGGTAATGGTGACTATTATGATTATGGACCAGAAGGTTACTGGGTAGACTATAATCCATGGTTTAGAAAACTTATTCAAAAGAAATCTTTTGAGACACAATATACGGCAAGATTTAAAGAAGTTATGGACCTATATTTTGATGATTTATTATTTGAACTTGATTATGTTTCTAATTTACTATATCCGTATGCAATTGATAATTTTGCAACTTGGACAATACTAGATGAATATGTATGGCCAAATCCACAAGAAATGCTAGAAGCAAATACCTATTTAAAACAAATTATTTATTTAAAAAACTACTTAATTCAAAGAGAATCTTGGCTAGAAGATGAAATGCATACATATGGATATTATTTAGATTAA
- a CDS encoding thiamine diphosphokinase, whose protein sequence is MRVLIVVHPVPKDIKKIISLKDDDYIIAVDQAVLSLYKQRIPINLAIGDFDSLNHHGILNTLNVLKLDPIKDVTDSYQALIEAQKLNPDEYIMVGGIGGNRVEHFMAHILLFNKFPKLKIINDKSEIFMLENQDYIVDFKGYVSIFAYDNALITLKGFKYPLETYELKRYDPLGISNEIINDSGHICVKEGKVLVVLSSRDR, encoded by the coding sequence ATGAGAGTTTTAATTGTTGTCCATCCCGTACCTAAAGATATAAAAAAAATCATCTCTTTGAAAGATGATGATTATATCATAGCTGTTGATCAAGCAGTATTAAGTTTATATAAACAAAGAATACCCATCAATTTAGCAATTGGTGATTTTGATTCGCTTAATCATCATGGGATTTTAAACACCTTAAATGTCTTAAAACTAGATCCAATTAAAGATGTTACTGATTCATATCAAGCGCTTATTGAAGCACAAAAACTAAATCCAGATGAATATATCATGGTTGGTGGTATTGGTGGTAATAGAGTTGAACATTTTATGGCACATATATTACTTTTTAATAAATTTCCCAAGCTCAAAATCATAAATGATAAAAGCGAAATATTTATGCTTGAAAATCAGGACTATATAGTCGATTTTAAGGGCTATGTATCTATATTTGCATATGATAATGCTTTGATAACTTTAAAGGGCTTTAAGTATCCTTTAGAGACATATGAACTCAAACGATATGATCCACTTGGCATTAGTAATGAGATTATAAATGATTCAGGACATATATGTGTAAAAGAAGGTAAAGTCTTAGTTGTTTTATCATCTAGGGATAGATAA
- the rpe gene encoding ribulose-phosphate 3-epimerase → MLIAPSILTANFARLEEELIKIESADKIHLDVMDGHFVPNISFGPHISRSISKVSKLPLDIHLMVTDPLFWIDQFVFPNTEYLTIHIEANHTEESIKKIKQANVKVGLSLKPKTKVYDIIPYLKDCDLVLVMTVEPGFGGQSFMEDMMDKVVELVKIRKEKKLDFLIEVDGGISDKTIDICKKSGVDMAVAGSYVFNHKDPKDAINSLK, encoded by the coding sequence ATGTTAATTGCACCATCTATATTAACTGCAAACTTTGCAAGATTAGAAGAAGAATTGATAAAAATCGAATCAGCAGATAAAATTCATTTAGATGTGATGGATGGACATTTTGTCCCCAATATATCTTTTGGACCACATATATCAAGATCCATTTCTAAAGTTTCTAAACTACCATTAGATATTCATCTTATGGTAACTGATCCTTTATTTTGGATTGATCAATTTGTTTTTCCAAACACAGAATATTTAACCATTCATATAGAAGCAAATCATACAGAAGAATCTATCAAAAAGATTAAACAAGCAAACGTAAAAGTTGGTTTGTCTCTAAAACCTAAAACAAAAGTGTATGATATAATCCCTTACCTAAAGGATTGTGATCTTGTATTAGTTATGACAGTAGAGCCGGGGTTTGGCGGACAATCTTTCATGGAAGATATGATGGATAAAGTTGTTGAACTTGTTAAGATCAGAAAAGAGAAAAAACTAGACTTCTTAATAGAAGTTGATGGTGGTATCTCTGATAAGACTATTGATATATGTAAAAAAAGTGGAGTAGACATGGCAGTTGCGGGCAGTTATGTGTTTAATCATAAAGATCCAAAAGACGCTATAAATTCACTTAAATGA
- the rsgA gene encoding ribosome small subunit-dependent GTPase A, translated as MKKGFIKKLIANQYTVIDDITKAEIICQARGKFRYMKVNEDSDFNKQLTKRTKKETKVLQISPKVGDRVIYDDAEDQVLITEIQPRKNELIRPDVANIDQVLLVFSAVNPDFSFNLLDKFLIILNQERLTPVLIISKIDLIEEEKLNELKKDMLYYETMGYKIYYVNSKQRIGIDVLADIFKDKITVLAGQTGVGKSTLLNALMPELHLKTQEISKALGRGKHTTRHTELYEYNQGFIVDTPGFSKIEFQIFHKEDLKTFYPDFIEYGNSCKFKGNCNHIHEPGCRVKEAVESHEILESRYENYKKFYHEIETQKDKY; from the coding sequence TTGAAAAAAGGATTTATAAAAAAACTAATCGCAAATCAATATACAGTTATAGATGATATAACTAAAGCTGAAATTATATGCCAAGCTAGAGGCAAGTTTAGATACATGAAGGTTAATGAAGACAGTGATTTTAATAAGCAACTTACGAAAAGAACTAAAAAAGAGACGAAAGTCTTACAAATTAGTCCAAAAGTAGGGGATCGTGTCATTTATGATGATGCTGAAGATCAAGTCTTAATTACTGAAATTCAACCTCGTAAAAACGAACTTATAAGACCTGATGTGGCAAATATTGATCAAGTTTTATTGGTGTTTTCTGCAGTGAATCCTGATTTTAGTTTTAATTTGTTAGACAAATTTTTAATTATCTTAAATCAAGAGAGATTAACACCAGTGTTAATCATCTCTAAAATAGATTTAATTGAAGAAGAAAAACTTAATGAATTAAAAAAAGATATGCTCTATTATGAAACGATGGGCTATAAGATTTATTATGTCAATAGTAAACAACGTATCGGCATAGATGTTTTAGCTGATATATTTAAAGATAAGATTACAGTTTTAGCTGGTCAAACGGGTGTTGGTAAATCTACTTTATTAAATGCTTTAATGCCTGAATTGCACTTAAAAACACAAGAAATATCTAAGGCGTTAGGTCGAGGAAAACATACCACTAGACATACTGAGTTGTATGAATATAATCAAGGGTTTATTGTTGATACACCAGGTTTTTCTAAAATAGAGTTTCAGATTTTCCATAAAGAAGATTTAAAAACTTTTTATCCAGATTTTATTGAGTATGGTAATTCATGTAAGTTTAAAGGCAATTGTAACCATATCCATGAACCAGGATGTCGTGTTAAAGAGGCTGTTGAAAGCCATGAGATATTAGAATCTAGATATGAAAATTATAAGAAATTTTATCATGAAATAGAGACACAAAAAGATAAATATTAA